AAAAAAGCAATATTTATGAATTTGAACCAACACAAGAAGAAGTTTTGGTAAATTTTATACCCAAAATGCTAAATATTAAGCTATATCAAGCATTACTTGAAAATACAGCTAGTGAACATTCTGCAAGAATGACAGCTATGAAGAATGCAAGTGATAATGCAGATGAATTAATAAAAAAATTAACTTTAGAATACAATAGAATCAGACAAGCTAAAATAACACAAGAAATAAATGAAATTGTAGGAGGAGCTAAAGCTCTTTAAAAATAAGGAGGTGAATCTCTTGGAAAATAAAGGAACTGTAGTACAAATAATAGGTCCAGTACTTGATGTTAAATTTAAGGAAAAGTTACCTGAAATTTTAAATGCAATTGAAATATATCATGATGATAGAAAAATAGTTGCTGAAGTACATTCTCACCTTGGGAATAATGTAATAAGAGCAATAGCTATGACAAGTACAGAGGGTTTAAAAAGAGGTTTAGAAGTAATTGATACAGGAGCCCCAATAAAAGTTCCGGTTGGAAAACAAACACTTGGTAGAATATTTAATGTGCTTGGAGAACCAGTTGATAATAAAGAAGCAATAATAACAGAAAGTAAAGAATCAATTCATAAACCTGCCCCAAGTTTTGAAGAACAAGGTGGAAGTGAAGAAATTCTTGAAACTGGAATAAAAGTTGTTGATTTACTGGCACCATATTTAAAAGGTGGTAAAATTGGACTTTTTGGAGGAGCAGGAGTTGGTAAAACAGTATTAATACAAGAATTGATTAATAATATTGCCAAAGGGCATGGAGGATTATCAGTTTTTGCAGGAGTTGGGGAAAGAACAAGAGAAGGTAGAGATTTATATAATGAGATGACGGAAAGTGGCGTAATAAATAATACGGCATTAGTTTATGGACAAATGAATGAACCGCCTGGTGCAAGACTTAGAGTAGCTTTAACAGCTCTAACAATGGCTGAACATTTTAGAGATAAACAAGGTCAAAATGTATTATTATTTATTGATAATATATTTAGATTTACTCAAGCAGGATCTGAAGTTTCAGCA
Above is a window of Caviibacter abscessus DNA encoding:
- the atpD gene encoding F0F1 ATP synthase subunit beta is translated as MENKGTVVQIIGPVLDVKFKEKLPEILNAIEIYHDDRKIVAEVHSHLGNNVIRAIAMTSTEGLKRGLEVIDTGAPIKVPVGKQTLGRIFNVLGEPVDNKEAIITESKESIHKPAPSFEEQGGSEEILETGIKVVDLLAPYLKGGKIGLFGGAGVGKTVLIQELINNIAKGHGGLSVFAGVGERTREGRDLYNEMTESGVINNTALVYGQMNEPPGARLRVALTALTMAEHFRDKQGQNVLLFIDNIFRFTQAGSEVSALLGRMPSAVGYQPNLSTEMGALQERITSTQTGSITSVQAVYVPADDLTDPAPATTFSHLDATTVLSRSIASLGIYPAVDPLDSTSRILEPDIVGNEHYKVAREVQKVLQRYKELQDIIAILGMDELGDEDKVIVNRARKIQRFFSQPFSVAEQFTGMKGKYVPLKETIRGFKEILDGKYDDLPEQAFLYVGNIDEAVAKARNMLGE